DNA sequence from the Vicinamibacterales bacterium genome:
GCCTTCCAATGAGCTTCATCCCCCTGTTGCTCGGGAAGACGACATCGGCAGGTGACGTCGCCCAGTACGCGGTCGCGATGTCTCTCACCAGCTTTGTATACATGCCTACCGGGGCTCTCGACACGGCCGCCCTACCAATGTGGGCAAGGCGCACATCGGCGTCGCCAAAGGAACTGGTCGAAGACTACGTGTTCGTATCGCGCTGGTGCTTCATCAGCGCAGCGTTGATTGCCGCGCCGTTGTTGCTCTCGACAGAGCGAGTGTTGGCCTGGTCTTTCGGACCGCAATACCTCGCGGCAGCATGGGTTGTCCAGGCGGTGTGCGTTTTGATTCTCTTGAATGCGTCAACAGGTCCGAACGAGAGCTTGCTCAGGGCGTTCGGCAGGACGCGCCAGATCATGGTCTCTCGGATGTTACAGGGCATCAGCGTCGTGTGCATTGGTCCCTTTCTGATTGGGCGCTGGGGGCTAGCGGGAGCTGTCGGAACCTATGCCATCGCCCAAATCATTGGAAACGCCGTCTACCAGTTCTATTTGCTGCGGCTTCAACGCATTCACTTACTACAACCGACCTACGTGAAGACTGTCTCGGCGGTGCTGCTGGCTTTTGCCGCAAGTTGGTATGTCGCGACCTACCTCAGCGGATCGCCCATCCATATCTTCACGATCAGCGGCGGATTTGCTGCGACTCTCGCTGTACTCCTAACGACCTCTGGCGCCATATCGCATCGTGATTGGGATGCACTTCGGAGTGCATACACTCGATTGAGGCTCGCGTGGTGAAACTATTCTCCCGGAGTCACGCAGGAGGCGTGTCGCATCCGGGGATGCAGCCGAACGCAGGTATTGACTGGCTATCGCCACCATCGCTCCTGGCGGCAGCGTATGTAGTCGGCTTCGGTTTCAGTGTCGTCGACGGTCTGGTCGAGGGGGCGAATCCGTCGCTCATTGGATATCGACTGCGCTGGGTCTTTGACTACGACACTGGCCTTTCCTTGGGAGCACTGCTCTACCTCCTTTTGGGATACGCACTGTTCCTGCTCGGGTATCGACTGCGGCTCGCAGCCATCGTGGCGCCCGCTCGAAATGTCCAGAACCGTGCGATGGCGACGCGGCTGGCGTCGGCAGTCACGACAATCGCGTTCATCGCGACGTTCGGGACGCTCGTTGCGTACACGGCATCTGTCGGGTACGGACGGTACGTCGCGCTGGACGACACCGGGCAAAGCGGCCTGGAAAACTTGAGCTTGCTCGGAGAACTGTCCATCCTGCCGTTCTCGCTCGGCATGTACCGGTTCGCAATCTGGCGCCGGACGAAGGGCGCAGCCTACATGTCTCTCTTCGATCGCGCGTTCACATGGGCCATCATGCTGCCCCTCCAAGTGGGCCTGTCAGTCTTCATCGGCTCCCGTTCGCGAGCCCTTACCATGGTGCTGGTCACCGTGGGCGCATTCCACTATGGCTACCGCCGATTGACTGCGCGCTTGATCCTCGTTCTTATAGCGTTCTGTGTTCTTGTTGTCCTGCCTGGCATCAGCATCCTTCGCCTCGACGCTGATAATAGGCCGAAGCTGGAGCCATCGTTGTTGTGGGAGAACATGATGGAGCGAGGTTCGTCTCTCGAGTCTTTCACTGTCATTTTCGCCAATCTCAACGCGGCGCCAACTCCGGACCCGCTGTGGCTGACCGTCGCCACCGGGCTTGTGCCAAGGGCCATTTGGTCCGAGAAACCGATGGCGACGACCGCCAGCCGATTCAGTGATTGGGCCAGTGGGCGAAGGACCGTCGGACTTTCTCCTCCCCTTCCCGGCGAGCTCCTGCTGCACTTCGGCTATGTCGGTGGATTGGTCGCGATGTTCGCGTTGGGTCTTGTATGGCGACTCATCTTCATTCGCTGGGGACCATCGTGCGAGCGCGCCAGTGCGGATTCGAGAGGCTTCCTCTACATTGCGCTGATGCCGACGTTCCTGTCACTCGACGCAGGTTTCGTGAATCCATACAGCGTCCTGATTCGATTCCTGGTAGTCGGTGTGCCGATGCTCATTGTCTGCCAGAAGCCCGCATATCTCGAAGCCCGAGCGCCCGCGAGCCGCCGCGGCAGAACCTCGCGCCGGTCGGTCCCGCAACCGGCTAGCAGCAGGAAAACATGGAGGGTCGAGTGAAGCCCGCCACGCTCGACGCGCATGAGACCCGATTCGAGGTCGGTCCGGCTCGCGACCTGTCGCTCGTGTCTCGACTCCTGAAGTGGCTGCTGAGTTTCTCGATTTGTACGACGAACCTCGGCCTGGGAAATGCCGCGCGGATTCAGCTTTTCGCACGCGCCTCGGCGAAGGTCAGAGCGATTTGGATTCCTGGCTTTCCTAAACCATTCCACTTCCGCGGTTCCGCAGACCGTGGCGTCATGAGCCATTTCTTCAAAGAGTCCTGGTGTATCCAGGACACCGACGGGCGGCCGGTGCGATCTATTGTCGACTGCGGGGCGAACATCGGAGACGAAACCGTCAAGTTATGGTTGCGGTATCCGAAAGCGACGATCGTTGCGGTGGAGCCCGATGCTCTCAACTGCTCCTTTCTACAGCGAAACGTCTCGGGACTGGATCGAATCATCGTCAAACACGCGGGCGTGTGGCACAGGAACGCCAAACTGAGTGTAATCGCGGGAGAGAGTTACGAAGCGTTCACCGTACACGAAAACCTGTCGGAAGAGTCATTACAGGAACAAGTGCCTGCGGTCACCATTCCCGAACTGATGGAAGAGCAAGGGTGGTCTACGATCGATATTCTAAAACTAGATATTGAAGGCGCCGATCTCGACCTCTTTCAACATTCGTCCGGCTGGATCCATCAGATTAACGTCATCGTCGTCGAGGCCAACGACGCCCAACGGCTGCGTTCGACCGCCGCCCTTTTCGAGGCGACGGCCGCAGAGGAATTCGACGCATTCATCCACGGAGAAAACCACGTCCTCATCCGTCGTGGACTCGGCTGGACGCTGGCGCCACGATTCAGAATTGCGTAGCTGCTAAAAGATGAGACCAGCCGTCGCGCGTTTCTATTGGGACCAGCTCGGGGAATCGCAACGGGTTCTTGACCTTGGATGTGGCGAAGGCGCGATCGGCGCGCTGAAGCCGCACAATCGTGAAGTGCACGGCCTTGAGATTAGGCCCGAACTCGTTGTTCGCCTTAAGGGTTACGCGAGTGCCTCGGTGTGGGACCTCGACGCGCCAGCGCCCTTGCCGTTCGCCGACGGTCACTTCGATGCCGTGGTGGCCAAGGACATTCTCGAGCATCTTCAGCGTCCGTGGCAGACCGCGGCTGAGTTGCATCGCGTGCTCCGACCCGGTGGCATCGTTCTGGCCTCCGTAATCTGTCATCGGAGCCGACGCGTCTGGTCCGACTACACACACGTTCGGGGGTTCACAAGGGCAACCGCTAGGCAGCTGTTTACTGACGCCGGGTTCGAGGTTCCTAAGGTGTGGAGAATGGGCGGCGTCCCCGCCTCAGCAAGACTGAACGCCATTCACCTCGTCCCAAAGCTGCTCGCTATCCCTCCTTTCGACTGGATATGGACGAGTAGCTACGAACTCATTGCGCAAAAGCCCTTGGAACCAGGTCCCGGTTGAGCGCTCGCTCGTCATCTCTGGTTTCCGTCGGTTCCCGCCGGGCGCTGCTGCTTGGCGGCGTTACAGCTGACGGCAGCGCCAGCATGAAGCGCTACGCCCGTGAGCTCTCGTCAGCAATGTCAGCAGTTGCCCAGGCGGGATGGGCTCTTGGGCTTGTCCAGCCGGTTCAGCGACGGTGGCTCTCGGCGCTATGGAAAAGCAAACACGCTGAAAGGCTCGACAGCGCAGTGGCTCGGTACGTCACGTATCCCCTGACCCTTCGCAGCCGGGATGCTGACGTGTTCCATGTGCTGGACCATGGGTACGGTCACTTGGTGAGGGCGCTTGACCCGGCTCGAACGATTGTCACCTGCCACGACCTTATTCCGCTCCTCAGTGCCCACCGGCGAGTTCCAATGAGTGTTCCCGCAAGTGTCGTGACGACATTCAGATTTCGAATCAGGGAAATGGCTCGCGCAAGCAAGATCCTGGCCGACTCTGTGGCCACTCGAGACAGCTTGCTGGAGTACACGGATATTCCAGCGTCTCGCATCGTTGTCATTCCACTCGGGGTAAGCCAGTGCTTCGCACCTTGTGAGCCGTGGCAGGCTCATGCCATCAGGCGGCGACTTAACGTAAGCACGGATACGAAGGTCGTGCTGCAAGTTGCCACCCGCGGCCGCTACAAGAACACGCCATGTCTGCTTCGCGCCCTCGCGAAGCTGCGACACCAGCTTGGTCCAGCCGTAATCCTCGCGAGAGTTGGTGTGCCGCTTTATGAAGACGAGGTTGCATTGGCACACCGTCTCGCTGTCATGGACGGGATCCGATCCATTGGCTTCGTCCCGGACGACCGGACGCTTGCCGATTGGTATCGGGCTGCTACTGTCCTGGCGTTTCCATCATTATGGGAGGGGTTCGGCTGGCCGCCCCTGGAGGCGATGGCATCGGGCACGCCGGTTGTGGCGTCCGCCATCCCATCGGTCTGCGCAACGGTAGGGCAAGCGGCAGACCTCGTAGATCCAGAAGACGACGACGCATTAGCGGGAGCGCTGGAGCGAATCATCACAGACGCCGATCATGCTATGCAACTTCGGTCCAAGGGCCTTGAGCAAGCCAAGGAGTTTACTTGGGATCAGACTGCGAGGCTCACGCTCGCTGTCTACGATGAAGTTTCCGGCACGACCACTTCCGCCGACGCTCTCTTGGACAAGCGTCTCGGATGTTTGACGGGACCGACGCCGCCAGACGTGGGTGCCCACGGCCCACCGACATGCTAAGAGTCCTTGGGTTCTGTGAAGGTGCGCGAGTTGATACGGGAGGCATTGGGCTGATTGGTGTTCCGCTCATTCATCAAGCCCTGGCTGACCACGGGCACAATGATGTGCTGGCAATCGGCGGACAACCGATGCCATCGGCCCATTCGATGCTTCATGAGACCATCGGTGACATTCTTGATTCGACCAGGACCGGTCACGCCGGAGTCGTCTCGTTCCCGGCGATAGGCCGCTGGTGCTTTTCGCCCGCCCTGTACCTCGCGGCCCTGGCCGGTGCCCCACGCGCCGACTTCATCACCCTTCATTCGATGTACTCGTTCCCGGTACTTGCTGGCTACGTTGCGGCGAAGCGCTTTGGGAAGCCGTTCGGATTATGGCCGCATGGCGTGTTTGCACCGGTCCAGCGCGAAGTCGGGAGGGCAAGAAAGGTGGTCTACGACACAATGGTCGGCCGGCGGATCCTTGACGACGCGTCGGTGCTCTTTTACAGCGCTGAAGGAGAACGCGACGAGGCGAGGCCGCTTGGGCTGAAGGCGCCCTCGGTTGTGATCCCGCACGGGATCGATGCACGCCAATTTGCCAATCTGCCCGCCCGCGGTGCGTTCCGCCAGAAACACATGGCTGGCCATCAGGGACCACTGGTGCTTTACCTCGGTCGCCTGAACGTCAAGAAAGGCCTGGACCTCCTCGTGGAATCGATCGCGCGGGTCGTAAGAGAGATACCAGATGTTCGCCTGGCCATTGCCGGAGGTGGTCATCCAGCATCTTTCACTAGCAAGGTGCAGAAGTGGGTGGCACAAGCCGGAATTCAGAAAACGACCGTGCTTACTGGGCCGCTCGACGAGAACGAAAAGCTCGCAGCATTCTCCGACTGCGACGTGTTCGTCCTGCCTTCCGCCGCCGAGAACTTCGGCTTTGCCATGTTCGAGGCTATGGCCAGCGGGCGCGCAGTGGTCTGTTCGAACACAATGAACTACGCCGGCGAGGTCAGTCGTTGCGCCGCCGGGATTGTTGCCGAGCGAACAGTGGCCAGTTTTGCCGAAGCGATAGGACAGTTGCTTTCTAACTCAGAACAGCGTCTGGCGATGGGTCAAAACGGGCAGAGACTCGCCAGGAACTACTCATGGGATACCTGTGGACGCCGGGTCGAAATGACCATCGAGAGCATTCTCACAGGTCAGCCTTTTCCTCTCGAGTTGAAGCCTGATGGGGCATGAAGTTCAAGGCTCATCACCCTTGTCACTAAAACCACTAGCTCGGCGATTTTTGTCGGCCCGCGTCAAGCCCCATCGAATACTTGCCGGCCCTCTTCGTGGCGCCCGCATCGTAACATCGTGGCACGACTATCCCGGCAGCATCATGGGTCGCACGGAACGAGATCTTCTTGATTGGTTCCAGCAGAACGTGAAGCCTGGCGAAACCTGGCTCGACGTGGGCGCACATTATGGCTATACAGCCATTGGGCTGTCGAGATTGGTCGGCCCTTCCGGGCGGGTGTTCGCGTTCGAGCCGGTGGTATCCACTGCCGGCTGCGTTGCTCAGACCAGGATCCTGAACGGCCTGACACAGGCCACGGTCGTGCCCTGCGGATTAGGGGACCCCGAGAGTCTCGCATGCTTCAAGCTGCCACTCGAGCGGGGAATGGCTGACCAGACGCTCATTGCCGACGCGGAGCGCTGGTGGGAGTCCATTCAGATTGCGCGCCTCGATTGGTTGTGGCCGCGACTAAACGGGGGGATCGACGCAATCGATGGTGTGAAGATCGATGTGCAAGGCATGGAGATCGACGCTCTTCGCGGAATGGAAGACCTTCTTCGGCGGCAGCACCCGAAGTTGGTCATCGAGCTTCACGAGGGAGTCGATCGTACCACGGTCCTCGACCTGCTGGCCCGCACAGGTTATCAGACCCGATGTTGCGCCATCGAGCCTCAAGGTGACGCAAGATTCAAGGACAACCACAGCTACGCGTTCGTGGCGAACGAAGTCAATCCTTCTTGTGCCCGATGACCAGTCCGTGCCCCGCGTGTCATTCGACTTCGAGCTCGTTGTCGCATCATTCCGTCCGGAACGGCCTCACGACCGTCAGGTGCAGGACCTGTGGGCTGCGATTCATCCAAGAGCGAATCGACGAGCACCAACAGACCAGCCTCTACGCAGATGAAGACACCTACCGTCACTTTGCCGAAGCTGAGCGCAGCGTAACGGCCGTTCCTCAACGCAGGCGAGAGTGGGCCAGTCTGCTGGCGGAGGCGATACTTGCCGAAGACTTCGCCGTGCGGCGCGGTCGCCGCCCCCGGCTGCTCGACATCGGCTGCGGCGCTGGCGATTTTCTCGTTATTGCGAGAGATGCAGGCTTCGACGCTCATGGCGTCGAGCTCTCGGCCGCTGCCGCCCGGCTTGCGAAACAAGACCATCAACTCGACGTGACGGTGGGGGACTTCAAATCCGAGAGCCGCGAAGGATATTTCGAGGCGATCGCGCTAATTGGCGTCCTTGAGCACGTTCGAGACCCGAGCGAGTTAATGTTCCAAGCGGGCAGATTGCTAGCCCCTGGAGGCGTTCTACTAATCTATACGCCTGTGTGGGGTGTCTACGATCGTGTTTCGAGCGGCCTTGCCCGGTTGACGCGAGGCCACTGGAGCCGCCTGATAGACCGTCGCATCAATACGGCGCACCTTCAGATCTTTCCACAACGCACTCTCGTCAGATTAGCCGAGACCAACGGGCTCAACGTCACCCACAGTCTGAGAGTCTGCGAGTACAACCTGCCCGTTCACCATTACTTGAGTTCAGTCGGAATCGAATCCGCCTGGTTCATGGGGTTCTTCGAGAGATGCGTGAACACGCTTATCAACACGAATCTCTTCTTTCGAAACAACCAGCGAGTCCTTATTTCAAAACCGATTTGCGTTCAGCCATCAGACTCAACACCGTGCTGAGTTCAAGCCGAAGCAGACGTCGGCGGTAAGTCCCTACCAGACATAGCCAATCTTCCAGCGATCGTGCGAGTCCTAGCAATCGGTATGAATTACCTGCCCGAGTCGGCCTCGATTGGGCCGTACACAGCGGCGTTAGCCACCTTTCTACAGGACCGTGGGCACAGTGTGCATGTCGTTACCAGTTTTCCGATGGCGCCGCAGTGGCGAGTATGGGATGGGTACCGGGGTGAGTGGTTCCGGAGGGAGGTGATCAACGGCATCCCAGTTCGGCGCACCTACGCGTACGTGCCAGCGGATCCGCGCCGTACGATCAATCGTGTGCTGTATGACTGCTCGTTCAGTGTGTCTGCGCTAGCGGGCTGCTTTGGCGATGGGCGGTACGACATCGTCATCGCGATCTCGCCGCCGCTGCAGCTCGGCCTGACCGGATGGCTCGTGTCCCGGCTGTTCCGAGTGCCCCTGTTCTTCCATATTCAGGATCTTGTGCCTGACGCGGCCATCGCCACGGGGCTGTTGTCGCCGGAATCATTGTCAATCCGCGTGGCCCGGGCGCTCGAGCGGTTTGTCTACAGGCGTGCTGCGGGTATTGGCGTGATCTGCCAGGGATTCCATAACAACCTTGTCGCCAAAGGTCTGGCGCCTGACAAGATTCACATTCTGCCAAACTCGATCGATTTGAACTTCATGCGCGAACACGTCAAAGACAACCCGTTTAGGAGGGCGCACGGCCTGGCTTCGGACGACATCGTCCTGATGTACTCGGGGAGCATCGCACTCAAGCAGGGCCTCGAGGTAATGGTGGACGCCGCGGGATTGCTCACCGACATACCGAAGCTACAGTTCGTCGTTGTAGGCGAAGGGCCACCTCTTGAGCGGCTTAAGCAACGAGCCGAGACACGGGCGCTCCAGAACATCCACTTTCTCCCGTTCCAGCCTCGCGAGAGCCTGCCCGAGCAACTTGGTGCTGCCGACGCCTTGGTCATCACTCAACGCCGCGCCGTCACCGACTTCGCCTTTCCGGGCAAGCTCTTGTACTACATGGCGGCCGCGCGCCCCGTCTTGGCAGCAGTTAGCGCGGACAGCGAAACGGGGCGATTCGTCGCGGCGCAAAAAGTGGGCCTGGTCACGCCCCCCGAAGACGCACTTGCGATGGCGCAAAACATCAGGGCCCTACTGGCCAGCGACATGACGGCTACGGGGCGCCGCAGCCGATCGGTCGCGGAGCAGCTGTTCGACAATCGCACCGTTCTTCCTGCATTTGAAGAGGTTCTGCAATCGCTGGTCCGATCGGCAGGATCCTCGGCGGTGAGCGGTTCTGCCAAATGAGTATCCTCACGCCGGGTAACATAGCGGTCGTCACTGGCGGATCGAGCGGCATTGGGCAGGCGGTCGCGGCGGCGCTCACCGATCTCGAGTTACGCGTCGTCATTGCAAGCGATCGGGTGACAGATCTTGAGCGGGCCGCTGGGGAACTATCGGCCCAGGGACGGCTGGTGGACCGCATTCTGTGCGACGTGCAGAGCCGGGAGGCAGTTGAACGAATGGCCGTGGAACTAATTTCGCGCTACGGCCGAGTTGATTTACTCATCAACAACGCCGGCTACGCGGTCTACCGGTCATTCGAAGAAAGCTCGCTCGACGAGATTGAGAGTCTGCTGGACGTGAATCTCGCCGGCGCGATGCGGTGTACCAAGGCATTTCTGCCGTCCATGATCTCCCGGCGCGCCGGGCGCATCGTGAACATCGCCTCATTAGCCGGTGGAGTGATCATCACGCCCAACGCCGTGTACTGTGCGGCGAAACACGGTATGGTGGCATGGACCCGGACGCTGCGGTATGAGCTCGACCGCTTTGGGCTCTCGGCAAACGTCGTCTGCCCGGGTCTGACCAAGACCCGGTTCCATGACCATCCAACCTTCCAGCGCCGACAAAACCACCGCCGAGACGGCCGCTCCTGGATGATGCCTGAGCAAGTCGCGGCTCAGGTGATCCGGGCAATCCGCCGCGACCGTGCAGTTACATACGTGCCTGGGTGGCAGGGCCTAGTTGCCTGGGCGTTGGCTGCAGCTCCATTTGCAGTTGAGCCGCTGTGGGGGCGCGTGATGCGGAAGCGCATCTCGGCGCTGTACGAGGACTGATTCTGCGAAGGAACTCACTTCATTCCTAGAGGCGCGGCGACGCGATGTGCCAGTCAGTGGCGATTTAAGCCCTGTTCTGCCTCGTCGCTGCCGTGCCGCACCGCGCCGTCGCGCTGCGGCCTTCCTTTCTTGAGATTGGGTGGCACTGGCAGAAACTGGACACGATCCAGTCACTGCTGATGACCAGCGCCGTCTCGATGCGGGCAACGTAGGATTGCGACGTTTTCATGCGCCGGGCGAGTTGTGTTTGCGACAACCCGGCGCCCGTCCTGGCCTCGATGATGCTGCGGACGAGCTCTAATTCTTTTCCCAGCGCCTGGTACGCCGTCTTGAATTTCGGGTTCTTCATCCAGGCCCGACGCAGGTCTTTGACCTTGGTCATTTCTCCAAATCCTTCGCGCGCGCAAAGCCGGCCTGGCCCTTCAGCCGGATTTCCCAAATCGAGTCCCGAATGTGTTTGACGTGCGGCTCTCTGACGTTGGGCAGACCGACGGCCTCGATCAACTCAGCGATGCGAACGAAACGCGCCTGCATCTCCTCAGGGAGGTCGGCAAGCTCGCCGTCCACCGTGTCGTTGAGCGTTTCGACAGTCCATCCCACAGTTTCGACTATACCGTGTCTGGTATTTTTCGAGCCCACGTCTGACGGGGTTCAGCACAAGGGTTCACAAGATCAGCCGGAGCAGCTCTCAACGGAATAGCCCGGCGCCCGCTGATTCAGCGCAGGCTTCATCTTTCGCTTCGTGTCCATTTTCTAACCTCAAGGTCAGAGACCACGTGATGCTGGGAGATCCACCGGCGTCGGTTACCGAGCGGAAACGGTGTTGTCGTAGCCGAGCTGCGCTACACTAACCTCATGCCTACCGTCAGTCTCAGGGCCCACTACGACGGCAAGACGATCCGGAGCCGTTTGACTTGCCTCCGAACGCGCGCTTGATGGTGACCGTGCTGCCGCCGATGACGGACACTGACCACGAAGACTGGGCGAGTCTGTCGGCGGCGAATCTGGCGCGCGCGTACGGGGACGACGAGCCGGACTACACTGAAACAAGCGTGAGGGACAGGCTCTGCCAACATCTTTCTGGCGGTCAGCGACAAGACCAGCCGAGAGCAGCCGCCGCAGCCGTCAACGGAATAGCCCGGCGCGCGCTGATTCAGCGCACCCGGTTCGGCACGAAGAACCTGCTCTAGGCGAATACCGCCATTACCACGAATGCGCGCTTGCATCACAGGCGGTAGCGGCTTCATTGGAAGCACACTGGCGGATAGGCTGATCGCCGAGGATCACGACGTTATTGTGTACGACAACTTCTCTACTGGCGATCGCCGCTTCCTCGACTCCGCCACCCGCTCGCCCCGTCTCCGCATCGTCGAAAACGACACACTGCATCCCGAGCCCCTCACTGAGGCGATAGCGGGGTGCGACGTCGTGTTTCACCTGGCCGCCAATGCCGACGTCCGCTTCGGCACCGAGCATCCAGGGAAGGACCTGCAGCAGAACACCATCGCCACCTTCACCGTGCTGGAAGCCATGCGGGCATCAGGAGTGAAGCGCATTGTGTTCTCGTCCACGGGATCGGTGTACGGCGAGCCATCCACTTTCCCCACGCCGGAAGACGCGCCCTTCCCGGTTCAGACATCCCTCTACGGCGCATCGAAGCTCTCAGGTGAGAGCCTGATCGCCGCCTACTGTGAGGGCTTCGGATTCGAAGGCTTCATCTTTCGCTTCGTGTCCATTCTTGGTGAGCGCTACACGCACGGACACGTGTTCGACTTCTGCAAGAGCCTGTTGCGCGACCCGTCGACACTGAAGGTGCTGGGAAACGGCAAACAACGAAAGTCGTACCTCTACGTCCACGACTGCATCGACGCCATCCTGATGGCCTTGGATAAAGCGCCCGATCGATTCAACCTTTTTAATCTCGGCACGGATGAGTACTGCCAGGTCAGCGACTCGATCGGCTGGATTACTAACCGCCTCGGTGTTTCGCCACAGCTTCAGTACACGGGCGGGGAGCGTGGCTGGATCGGCGACAGCCCCTTCATTTTCCTCGACTGCTCACGCATTCGCGCGCTCGGGTGGAAGCCCACCCTGACCATCCAGCAGGCTGTAATCCGAACCGTCGACTACCTGCTGGAGAACAAGCACCTGATGGACCAGCGCTCGTGAAGGTGTGCGTTCTGGGCCTTTGGCACCTGGGCTCCGTGACAGCGGCATGTGTGGCCAGCCTCGGACACGATGTCGTCGGTCACGACCTGGACGAATCGGTCGTAGCAGGCCTCAGTGAAGCCAGGCCTCCCGTGGGCGAGCCCGGACTTCCGGAGCTGATTCAACAGCAACTCGACTCCGGGCGCCTGACGTTCACGGCTGACCTCGCCACCGCACTTCGAGGAGCAGAGGTGGTGTGGGTCACCTACGACACACCGGTCGACGAGGAAGACAGGGCGGACGTTGAGCATGTGACCTCGGCAGTGGAGCGGACCTTTCCAAACCTGGAAGACGGTTCGCTCGTGTTGACGTCGTCGCAGCTTCCCGTCGGCACGACGAGAGAGCTCGAGCGTCGATGGATGGCAAGGTCAGACGGCCGGAAGGTCGCCTTCGCATACTCGCCGGAGAACCTCAGGCTAGGGAAAGCGATTGACGTCTTTCTGTCGCCAGATCGAATCGTCGTTGGCTCTCGGGAGCAGGACCGTCCGCTCGTCGCCGAACTCTTTGGGCCGCTCGCGGATAAAATCGTGTGGATGGGCGTCGAATCGGCGGAGATGACCAAACATGCGGTGAACGCCTTCCTCGCCACGTCGGTCACCTTCATCAACGAGGTCGCCCGGCTTTGTGAGGCGGTTGGCGCCGATGCGGCCGAAGTAGAGCGTGGGCTCAAGACCGAGGCCCGGATTGGACCAAAGGCATATCTCGGTCCCGGCGCCGCATTTGCCGGCGGTACCCTCGCCAGGGACGTCCAGTTCCTCCGGGCGATCGCCACCCAACACAACCGCACAACGCCACTCCTCAACGGCCTCGCGGAGAGCAATGCCCAGCATCGGTCGTGGACGATCGACCGCGTCGAAAACACCCTGGGGTCGCTCCGCGGGCACCGCATTGCCGTTTGGGGCCTTACCTACAAGGCCGGAACAACAACCCTGCGGCGCTCGGATGCCGTTGCGCTCTGCAACCAGCTCCTGGAGCGTGGCGCTACCGTGCTGGCACACGATCCGACGGTGAAGACCTCGCCGACAGAGCTGGACAGTGCGATCGAGGTCTGCAGCGATCCCATCGAAACTGCGGCGGATACCGATGCGCTGGTGGTGGCCACCGGGTGGCCGCTGTATCGAGACGTCGCGCCAGATCGGCTTTTCGCGACCATGAAACGCCCGGTGGTCGTGGATGCCAACAGGTTTCTTGGCGCCACGATCGGTGCGGATACCCGGTTCGAGTACTTCTCGGTCGGCCGGCACCACTAAAGTGGTGCCCTACTGGAGAATCTGAAGTGGCGCCCCACGCGAATAGCGAGCTGACCGGACGGAACGCCATCATTACCGGGGCAAGCCAGGGCCTCGGGAAGGAAATCGCGCGGGCCTACCTCGCGGCCGGCGCAAGCGTCCTGCTCTGCGCTCGCAGTGCCGATGACCTTG
Encoded proteins:
- a CDS encoding oligosaccharide flippase family protein — translated: MARESTLSLGGSIGGLGLGFATKILLARTLTPADLGVLVIAQTIVSVGVTVGQMNLPDAVARFVAVHADEPTLQKARGVVDRAIWTGGTTAGIAAFIIVLVTYVAGQGTSECQPLRDTIIILALSIPFVALAEILGAGFRGINRLWVKVLWIDVAKAVWIALALASLTLLHITSLRAVSVVYVSGALLSLLVTSAYYLLRQEWRVSPTVFARADLLRYGLPLLIGGLVSLPMSFIPLLLGKTTSAGDVAQYAVAMSLTSFVYMPTGALDTAALPMWARRTSASPKELVEDYVFVSRWCFISAALIAAPLLLSTERVLAWSFGPQYLAAAWVVQAVCVLILLNASTGPNESLLRAFGRTRQIMVSRMLQGISVVCIGPFLIGRWGLAGAVGTYAIAQIIGNAVYQFYLLRLQRIHLLQPTYVKTVSAVLLAFAASWYVATYLSGSPIHIFTISGGFAATLAVLLTTSGAISHRDWDALRSAYTRLRLAW
- a CDS encoding O-antigen polymerase, which translates into the protein MQPNAGIDWLSPPSLLAAAYVVGFGFSVVDGLVEGANPSLIGYRLRWVFDYDTGLSLGALLYLLLGYALFLLGYRLRLAAIVAPARNVQNRAMATRLASAVTTIAFIATFGTLVAYTASVGYGRYVALDDTGQSGLENLSLLGELSILPFSLGMYRFAIWRRTKGAAYMSLFDRAFTWAIMLPLQVGLSVFIGSRSRALTMVLVTVGAFHYGYRRLTARLILVLIAFCVLVVLPGISILRLDADNRPKLEPSLLWENMMERGSSLESFTVIFANLNAAPTPDPLWLTVATGLVPRAIWSEKPMATTASRFSDWASGRRTVGLSPPLPGELLLHFGYVGGLVAMFALGLVWRLIFIRWGPSCERASADSRGFLYIALMPTFLSLDAGFVNPYSVLIRFLVVGVPMLIVCQKPAYLEARAPASRRGRTSRRSVPQPASSRKTWRVE
- a CDS encoding FkbM family methyltransferase; this translates as MKPATLDAHETRFEVGPARDLSLVSRLLKWLLSFSICTTNLGLGNAARIQLFARASAKVRAIWIPGFPKPFHFRGSADRGVMSHFFKESWCIQDTDGRPVRSIVDCGANIGDETVKLWLRYPKATIVAVEPDALNCSFLQRNVSGLDRIIVKHAGVWHRNAKLSVIAGESYEAFTVHENLSEESLQEQVPAVTIPELMEEQGWSTIDILKLDIEGADLDLFQHSSGWIHQINVIVVEANDAQRLRSTAALFEATAAEEFDAFIHGENHVLIRRGLGWTLAPRFRIA
- a CDS encoding glycosyltransferase; protein product: MFDGTDAARRGCPRPTDMLRVLGFCEGARVDTGGIGLIGVPLIHQALADHGHNDVLAIGGQPMPSAHSMLHETIGDILDSTRTGHAGVVSFPAIGRWCFSPALYLAALAGAPRADFITLHSMYSFPVLAGYVAAKRFGKPFGLWPHGVFAPVQREVGRARKVVYDTMVGRRILDDASVLFYSAEGERDEARPLGLKAPSVVIPHGIDARQFANLPARGAFRQKHMAGHQGPLVLYLGRLNVKKGLDLLVESIARVVREIPDVRLAIAGGGHPASFTSKVQKWVAQAGIQKTTVLTGPLDENEKLAAFSDCDVFVLPSAAENFGFAMFEAMASGRAVVCSNTMNYAGEVSRCAAGIVAERTVASFAEAIGQLLSNSEQRLAMGQNGQRLARNYSWDTCGRRVEMTIESILTGQPFPLELKPDGA
- a CDS encoding FkbM family methyltransferase; this encodes MGRTERDLLDWFQQNVKPGETWLDVGAHYGYTAIGLSRLVGPSGRVFAFEPVVSTAGCVAQTRILNGLTQATVVPCGLGDPESLACFKLPLERGMADQTLIADAERWWESIQIARLDWLWPRLNGGIDAIDGVKIDVQGMEIDALRGMEDLLRRQHPKLVIELHEGVDRTTVLDLLARTGYQTRCCAIEPQGDARFKDNHSYAFVANEVNPSCAR
- a CDS encoding class I SAM-dependent methyltransferase; this translates as MSHHSVRNGLTTVRCRTCGLRFIQERIDEHQQTSLYADEDTYRHFAEAERSVTAVPQRRREWASLLAEAILAEDFAVRRGRRPRLLDIGCGAGDFLVIARDAGFDAHGVELSAAAARLAKQDHQLDVTVGDFKSESREGYFEAIALIGVLEHVRDPSELMFQAGRLLAPGGVLLIYTPVWGVYDRVSSGLARLTRGHWSRLIDRRINTAHLQIFPQRTLVRLAETNGLNVTHSLRVCEYNLPVHHYLSSVGIESAWFMGFFERCVNTLINTNLFFRNNQRVLISKPICVQPSDSTPC